AATGGGTCACAGAATGGCTCAAATACATCCCTTCATCTCTCAACGTGCGGGGTTTCATGTGCCAAGGTCCTGAGCAAGTCCGCGGGATGGCCGTCAGGGAGTTGAATATGAACCTTTTGTCATGTCCCACCTCAACCCCAGGCCTGCCTCTCTTCACCCCAGCCCCAAGCACAGCTTCTCCCACGACTCagcctcctactctctctgttcCAACGCCAAGCAGAAGCTACACACCTCCAATTCCTACCACATCGAAACTCCCCACGGTTCCCGAGTGGGATGGCAGTGAAAGAGTGACGCCACCTATTGCTGAACGGATCCAACTTTTTATCCACTTTGTGAATGATACTTCCATTCAAGTgagctggctctctctctttactGTGATGGCGTACAAACTCACGTGGGTGAAAATGGGCCACAGTTTGGTGGGTGGCATTGTTCAGGAACGCATAGTCAGTGGTGAGAAGCAACACCTGAGCTTGATTAACTTAGAGCCCAGATCCACCTATCGGATTTGTTTAGTGCCACTGGATGCTTTTAACTACCGTGCTGTAGAAGATACCATTTGTTCCGAGGCCACCACGCATGCCTCCTACTTGAACAATGGCAGCAACACTGCTTCCAGCCACGAGCAGACGACATCCCACAGCATGGGCTCCCCTTTTCTGCTGGCAGGCTTGATTGGGGGTGCAGTGATATTTGTGCTCGTGGTCTTGCTCAGCGTCTTTTGCTGGCACATGCACAAAAAGGGGCGCTACACTTCCCAGAAGTGGAAATACAACCGGGGCCGGCGGAAAGATGACTACTGTGAGGCAGGCACCAAGAAGGACAACTCCATCCTGGAGATGACAGAAACTAGTTTTCAGATTGTCTCCTTAAATAACGATCAGCTCCTTAAAGGAGATTTCAGACTGCAACCCATCTATACCCCAAATGGGGGCATTAATTACACAGACTGCCACATCCCCAACAACATGCGATACTGCAACAGCAGCGTGCCAGACCTGGAACACTGCCATACGTAACAGCCACAGGTCCAGCATTTGTAAGGTGGACAGTAAAACTTGCgaacacacacgtgtgtgcacataaAGACACACAGATTACATTTGATAAATGTTACACAGATGCATTTGTGCATTTGAATACTCTGTAATTTATACGGTGTACTATATAATGGGATTTAAAAAAAGTGCTATCTTTTCTATTTCAAGTTAATTACAAACAGTTTTGTaactctttgctttttaaatcttaaaaaaatatatagttgcTGAAGTACTGTACAGGGTTGTACAATGAGAACCCGACGACAAGGCAAAAGAACGAGTGATGCTTCCTTCTGATGCACATTAACCACTTTGCTGTCGAAGCTGTCAGAATAAGTTGTTTTCATAGAGCTGGTGGTCAGGTGAAAGGGCCAATTAAAACGGACTCATCAGGGTAAGATGAATCACATGGGTAAAAGAAGAAATGGCCCAGATATTTTTTATGCTCTTTCTATACTTCCTGGTCAGGAAGAAATGTGAGAGATCCCATCCTGCAAGAATGGAGGTAGTTACCCTGATTAGACTCAGTGCAGAAGATGCAGAAAGCGTCACAAGGAAGCTGGTTCCCTTGAGATGAGTTAACCCAACCTGACAGAATCAAGAAACTTGAGATGAGATTTGGCAAGATCCTCAAGCCCAGGGGTTAGCTTTCTGACTGGGAACTTGATAATCACTCTTCATGCTTCCCTGGCCCTATGTGATAACAGAATTAGAAGCTTGAGTCTGATTTCAGTCGTCTTCAGGGACCAGTATAATGTCCTAGAAAGAAAACTCCCTTTAAAAGTGTTACTATTCAAATCATATGTCAGGTTGAATCACATTCAACAGAGATATATTCTAGAATACTTTTTTAGAAGAGGCTAATAAAATAATGGGAAGAATTATATTGAATGGAATTATTTTTGATAATGAGAATTATTTGGGTAGATTCACTGAAGCTATGTCAACATGGTATTTAGATCAACAAGGGATCAATGTTTGGAATATATTCCAATGACTTGTTACTTAAAAATTACCAATACTAGTTAGACAGAAACACCTGATTGGTGATTCTCTTATACAGTATCAACTGGCTTTGTTAGTATCATGTTGAAATAGCTTGAATTAATATCTTTATCCCCCTTGCAAATTCTTGTCTTCCAATCATCTAGCATATATTTTTGTAATTAGTTGTTTATGCCACCTTTGTTTTTCCACCCTCTGCtcagaatttcagaaaaaaaaatgggtgccagttgtagTTGCACAGAATATCCGTATGTACTCATTTCACTCTAAACTGCATACTGATTTTCACTGCTAATAATTCTATAAGAACACACCAAAGGTGGCCAAAtgagtgtatatttttaaaagcaatctcAGATTTCCACCTTGGATTGGTTTTGATCCTGTTCcacttttgaaatttcatttgctCCTTCTCAACGGTGAATGttcctgtactttggaaaatggtGGAGGGATCATCAGTCTTACATGATGAAAAGTGAACAGGTCAGAGAAGGAAGTGCTTCTCCCAATCTTGACAGAGCAGGAAAAAGAGCAGAGGGCATAGAAAAGGATGGATGTCCACACTTAATTCTAGACGTTTTTGAAGCAATGTCCATCTTCAGAAAACATGACTCATTTACTCTATTCCTTGCCATCCCTTAGATGTAGAAGGGCTAAAAATCCACCTATATTATCTAAAAAAAATACACCCATTGAAAACTCTTCTCCAAATAAAATTTAGCCATTTTACTATGTGAGGTATATTTTCTTTACCACTGACCATTATGTTAGAGACTCATGAAGTAAATGTCACTATCATCTTGCTTTCTctctaagtaaaataaaactgTGATGTGTCTTCTTTGTAAACGTTTAGCTATAAAACGCTATGCAAGTTTTTCTTTATAGTAagagctttattttctttaataatgtACCCCAACTTATATGTTTTAATCTCCCCCATCCCTCAGAGTAAGCCGAAAATATAACTGAACCTATAATGTTGTAGACACAAGAATTGAAACTGTGCAGTCAGTAGAGCTGAGCTTAGCtatgaattaatttaaattaattctaAGGTGACTCTAGTTTTCATGTTAGTCTATTAGCTAGAAAGTTTTGGCTGTTGTTTCTTTAAAGCTAAGGTCCACACAGTGAAGGGATAAGACAATCCGTGAAGGTGATCCTAGTAGCAGTTAAGCCATCTAAAATCAGACAATGACATGGGGGTTTGTGTACTTAGATGGATAATTCCCTTCCACTGTCCTCTTCCCCTTGGCTGTGTAGATAAAACTGTGTGTTCAAATGATGGTACTTTGACTTTTGAcggttttttatttctgttattcaCAGAATAATCATTCTCATTTGTTTGTATTGTATTTTTAACTCCCAGTGGAATTTTTGGCTGCTGAAACTTCATTGCTTTGGACCATAAATAATAAGGATGGAGAGAGTCCTATTATGTTTTCTGGGATTCACAAAATCCTTTGGGGCTTAAGTGGTACAAGGGTGACCAACTTACATTAAGTGGTTAGAATGATCCAAAAAGTTTCCTCTTCTAGAAGGTGTTCCTGAAGGGACAGAATCTCTTGATAGGCTTTATTTTGATGTTGCATTTTGATATTGATGATTAGCAAGGCTTATCAAATTAGCACCAGTTTCCAATCTATAGTAATATACCTGGGGCTGTACCTACACCAGGATAGAAAGCACATCATAGAATCTATAATGTCCTGTGTGTCTTATGAAAATTGCTGAAGGAACACCCCTGGTAAATTATGCTTTGCTTTGCATTTCTAGCCATGGGAATGTGTTTTTGCAGATATATTTGCTCTGCATTTGGGCCTCTCTTGCTGTGTATACCATGTATTTTGAAGTGATTAATTCAGAATCAAGGTTGAAAGGTACAGGCCAATCCCATGGAATGAAGAAGCCATGCTCACTGGCTTTCTCATAACTTACGCTCTCTTACCAAATGAGATAATCTCTGAAAGTATGTGACCACTTTCAGAGCTCAGTCACTGTCATTGTAAAAAGGACATTCCAAAGGGAAGAGTCATCGCTATGATCACACAGGTATCACTGGCACTTAGTCATACCAAGGATAATCTTTACTAAGTACTCATCTAGGAAGGTATTTGATCAGGGGAATATCATGAGCTTCTCTCAAACAATTCAGATGCATTGACAGCCAATCACATGGGTCAATCACaagcagagacaaggagaggaatGTGTCCCCATGCCTACTTTCCTTATGCAACAAATGGAAAATACTCTACCTTGTGAAAAATAATGCAATTTATAATTATCTGGATGTTTGTTGAAAATATATTAGACATTTTCCCTGAGGTTAAACAAAAAGTGtaaaggttaaaaacaaaaagtgtaaCATGACCAGTCTGAAGTAGCTAATATCACAGCTCCATTTCTTACTAGTGCAGATCATAATGGTCTTCGTCATCTCACACAACTCAGAACTTACTTCCCATTGGGAAAACAAGCACTTCATGTTGTGAACGAAGCATCCATTCGAAACACAAGGCAATATTTTGGTTCACCGGGAGCAGATGTTGCAGTTGATTAGCAAACTTTAGCTTCAAAGTCCAGTGCAGCTTTTGAAAGGGACGTGGTTAAAAAGAACACATTACACTTTAGTTTAGAAcatgaaaataatgattttgCTCAAGACTTACCATTTCAGCTGCAAgggaaagcagaagcaggaaAGAGCTCCCCCCAAAGAACAAAATACCTAAAACAAAGCAACTTCTAATTCTTGGTCTTGTCAGAACTTTCCTGATGctccttttaaaaatctgaagtaCGAATGGTAGGAAGCTGTAGCTTAcatcttttctaatttcttcagcAGGGTCAAAAAGACTATTGCTGGTAAAGAGGAATGCTTGTCACTGATTGTGGGGGGAAGTTTTTATACACGTATGATCCTGTTATTATATCAAGTCAGATTCTTTTGCTAtggtttttgtttctatttttttttagatgCACACCCACCAAAAGAGCACAAGGTCATTGccacatgcatttttaaattagtatGAAACACAAACTTGTTCACACGCACCCATAAAAATGGGACATTTGTAAAGGGGTCCATGGAAGGTTCAATTTATAATCCTTTGAGGCCAGGTAAAGGCTTTTGTCACTGCATGTTCCCCTATAATATAGGACTGGTATATATTCATGGAAAGTTAATCCTGATGATTTGTTATTGTTTGAACCATATGTTGATTTGCTTCTGGTTTGTGTTTAGTGTGTTCTCTCTGACAGGGGGCTGAAAGATTCTACATCACACATCCTCTGGGACCTACCATGTTGCACACTTTGTTAACTAAAAACTTCACTCTACACTATACAGTACCTTGTTGATATATTCAGTAAaggcttattttaaaagaaaaccacatTGTGTTTATCTGAGTAAGTTCATTGGGACACAGCCCATACTTGTGTTGCAAAAGAGAAATGAGGGATAACTTCCTGATGAAGCAAGATAATGAGACTGAAGGTGACAGTACGGTTTTCATATCTTTCTATTGTCAAGACAGCTtctgttgaggacatttgatCCTATTTGTGTGAGGGATTTATATAAAATCCTCAtgttcttttctatattttaaattgtgAGAATCTATAAATATCCTCTAAGTATATGCACATATACAGAACATATGATTTTGTATTTGTGAAATCCATGTTGATTAGCTTAGAGATAATGCCAACACAGTTATCTAAtgaaaatagtcttttttttcccccattataTACCCTATggattttaaatgtaatttttctttaagaattctCATAGTACTTTTCTACTCCAGAATTATTTATATCTCATCCACCTTTACTTTCAGTGGCCACTCATGAAAATGCATCTACTCATACACTCAAATTCAATTTTGGATGAGTCTCATAGGATTTTCCAGAACCCTCTTGCCTAACCTTTCCTGGCAATTTCACTAATAATGAATttgacagagattgaatcaggaaataaaattatgacATTAAAGTTAACTAGTATTAGTTATTTGTAGAATCTCAGTTGGAAAATTAGCTATGAGAGACAGCAGTAATCAGTGATTCATATTACACTAGGGG
The nucleotide sequence above comes from Oryctolagus cuniculus chromosome 20, mOryCun1.1, whole genome shotgun sequence. Encoded proteins:
- the FLRT2 gene encoding leucine-rich repeat transmembrane protein FLRT2; translation: MGLRITKWPSHGALFLKSWLIVTLGLYSQVSKLLACPSVCRCDRNFVYCNERSLTSVPLGIPEGVTVLYLHNNQINNAGFPAELHNVQSVHTVYLYGNQLDEFPMNLPKNVRVLHLQENNIQTISRAALAQLLKLEELHLDDNSISTVGVEDGAFREAISLKLLFLSKNHLSSVPVGLPVELQELRVDENRIAVISDMAFQNLTSLERLIVDGNLLTNKGIAEGTFSHLTKLKEFSIVRNSLTHPPPDLPGTHLVRLYLQDNQINHIPLTAFSNLRKLERLDISNNQLRMLTQGVFDNLSNLKQLTARNNPWFCDCSIKWVTEWLKYIPSSLNVRGFMCQGPEQVRGMAVRELNMNLLSCPTSTPGLPLFTPAPSTASPTTQPPTLSVPTPSRSYTPPIPTTSKLPTVPEWDGSERVTPPIAERIQLFIHFVNDTSIQVSWLSLFTVMAYKLTWVKMGHSLVGGIVQERIVSGEKQHLSLINLEPRSTYRICLVPLDAFNYRAVEDTICSEATTHASYLNNGSNTASSHEQTTSHSMGSPFLLAGLIGGAVIFVLVVLLSVFCWHMHKKGRYTSQKWKYNRGRRKDDYCEAGTKKDNSILEMTETSFQIVSLNNDQLLKGDFRLQPIYTPNGGINYTDCHIPNNMRYCNSSVPDLEHCHT